The Acidithiobacillus ferrooxidans ATCC 23270 genomic interval AGGAGACCCAGTATTCGTTTCACCGAACCGGAGCGCATCTGATCAATGACTCGGTTACCTTGCAGAATCTCGCGGGAGACGTTAAGAGGCAAATCGCTGGAATCGATCACACCGCGCACAAAGCGCAGATAGCGGGGAAGGAGCTGCTCGGCATCGTCCATGATGAAGACGCGCTGCACATAGAGCTTGATACCGTGGGGATGGTTGTGATCCCAGAGATCAAAGGGTGCTTTGGCAGGAATGAAGAGTAAGGAGGTGTATTCCAGTCGTCCTTCAACATGGTTGTGGCTCCAGGTCAGAGGGTCACCATAGTCGTGGCTGACATAGCGATAAAACTCCTTGTACTCGTCGTCGCTGATCTCGGACTTGGATCGTTGCCAGAGAGCGGAGGCCTTATTGACCGTTTCCCATTCGTCACCAGGTTTGCCGCCTTCGCCTATTTTGCGCATACGGATCGACAGGGGTATGTGATCCGAATACTTGTTGATGATGCTGCGTAAGCGCCATGCGCTGAGCAGGTCCTGGCGTTCTTCCTCGCGCAGGTGCAAGACGATTTCGGTACCGCGCGCGGGCAGATCCAGGGTTTCCAGGGTGTAGGTTCCGGTACCGTCCGACTCCCAGCGAACACCATGCTCGGCCTCCATGCCGGCGCGACGAGTATTCAGGCTGACGCGATCTGCAACGATGAATGCCGAATAAAAACCTACTCCGAACTGGCCGATCAGCTTGGCGTCTTTGGTCTGATCGCCGCTGAGGCGTTCAAAGAATTCTCGCGTTCCGGATTTGGCGATAGTGCCGATATTGGCGATCACCTCGTCGCGGTTCATGCCAATACCGTTGTCTCGCACGGTAATGGTGCCGGCCTCGGGATCGAAATCCACCTCTACCTTGAGCTCGCTGTCACCTGTCAAGAGGGCAGGGTCGGCCAATGCCTCGAAACGTAGCTTGTCGCAGGCGTCGGAGGCATTGGAGATCAACTCGCGCAGGAAGATCTCTTTGTTGGAGTAAAGCGAATGGATCATCAACTGCAATAGCTGATTGATCTCGGTTTGAAATTGCATGGTTTCCTTGCTGGCGGCCATCATCTCTCCTGATGAAGTAACGGGGTTCGCACAGAGAGCGAACGGTTGAATGTAAGCACGCTGAAGGTGGCGCCTGCCGAAGAAAAAATCAAGGCCGCGGGTGCTTCATCCAAAGCAGGCGCTGATGGGGATTCCTCGCGAGAGGACGGGTTCATTATTCAACGCCGCTCCGGCATACATGGCCACATCATCTAAAGTGCTCCGCAATCCTATTGATGGTCTGGTGTATTTCGTTCCAGACATGCTCTGCACCATCCTTTATTTCTTCCCAGCCATGCGCGCCACCTTGACGCAGTTCCTTTAGCTTGTTCTGTGCTGTAACCCGCTGTGCACGATGCATTTCCAACTGGGCGTCGATATTGCGGCGGATATCGCCATCCGCTTTCTTGGCCTTCCTCTTCCATCCGGAAATTTGTTTATCCCATTCCTTGAGTTGCGTTTCGAGATGATCCTCAAATATTTCCTTCGCAGTTTTTTCCTTGGTCGGAATGGGGGTACGACGTAGCATGGCATCTATCTCTTTCTCCGCCTCCACCCAGTCCGCAATCGGATCGCTCTCCTGGAAACCGCGCCGTTCGGCATGGTAATAGGCCGCCTCTGCAATCATCAAATGACGCTGCTCAGGGGAGACCGCCTCGCTGTGTTGATTGGTCATGGTGATACTCCTTTTCAAATGGAATGTCGGAACTGTTTTCATCCCTTGCTGCGAACGCAATTGGGATTATCCTTTCCATCGCTGTAGTCATCCAGGTTCTGGATCGTGGTCCTGGCAATGGTGGTCAGTGCCTCACTGGTAAAAAAGGCCTGATGGCCCGTGATGATGACATTGGGAAAAGTGAGCAGCCGTTCGAAGCTGTCATCGCAGATAATGTCATCGCAATGATCCTTAAAATATAATTCTGCCTCTTCTTCATAGACATCCAGACCCACAGCACCCAGATGGCGGCTTTTCAGTGCCGCAATGAGTGCCGTGGTGTCGATGAGCGGACCACGGCTGGTATTGATCAGCATGGCACCGTCCGGCATCAAGGCGAACCGTTCCGCATTCATCAGATGCCGGGTTTCCGGGAGCAGCGGCACATGGAGGCTGACGATTTGGCTTTTGACGAGCAATTCTTCCAGCGGTACATATGCAACGCCGAGTTCCAGGCACGCGGGATTGGCGACTGTGTCGTAGCCCAACAAGTGG includes:
- the htpG gene encoding molecular chaperone HtpG, whose product is MAASKETMQFQTEINQLLQLMIHSLYSNKEIFLRELISNASDACDKLRFEALADPALLTGDSELKVEVDFDPEAGTITVRDNGIGMNRDEVIANIGTIAKSGTREFFERLSGDQTKDAKLIGQFGVGFYSAFIVADRVSLNTRRAGMEAEHGVRWESDGTGTYTLETLDLPARGTEIVLHLREEERQDLLSAWRLRSIINKYSDHIPLSIRMRKIGEGGKPGDEWETVNKASALWQRSKSEISDDEYKEFYRYVSHDYGDPLTWSHNHVEGRLEYTSLLFIPAKAPFDLWDHNHPHGIKLYVQRVFIMDDAEQLLPRYLRFVRGVIDSSDLPLNVSREILQGNRVIDQMRSGSVKRILGLLEEMAEKEPEKYQTFWNEFGRVLKEGPGEDYSNREQIARLLRFASTHTDTDTQNVSLADYLARMAEGQDKIYYITADSFLAAKNSPQLELLRKKGIEVLLLSDRVDEWLTSHLPEFEGKALTSVAKGALDLGAIETEEERKSQEETEKDAEGLVERIKNALGERVETVRVSHRLTSSPACIVLGERDMALYMQQLLKQAGHEISSTKPVLEINPTHPMLARIEGEKDDTRFAEWSALLLDQAILAEGGQLEDPAGFVARINQLMLALAG
- a CDS encoding DUF2934 domain-containing protein: MTNQHSEAVSPEQRHLMIAEAAYYHAERRGFQESDPIADWVEAEKEIDAMLRRTPIPTKEKTAKEIFEDHLETQLKEWDKQISGWKRKAKKADGDIRRNIDAQLEMHRAQRVTAQNKLKELRQGGAHGWEEIKDGAEHVWNEIHQTINRIAEHFR